The following are encoded together in the Bradyrhizobium sp. CCGUVB1N3 genome:
- the fixL gene encoding sensor protein FixL yields MSPTRVTHPADDGRGEHFRVRIEGFGVGTWDLDLKTQELEWSDAAGAMFGMARDQPVTYELFLSRLEPRDRERVEAAIRRVAERGGGFDVSFRISAASGRGQWIRARAGLIRDEAGSARHLSGIFLDIDEEKQVEEALRTRETHLRSILHTIPDAMIVIDGHGIIQLFSTAAERLFGFLEHEAIGQNVDILMPEPDRSRHDSYIARYRTTRDPHIIGIGRIVTGKRRDGTTFPMHLSIGEMQSSGEPYFTGFVRDMTEHQQTQARLQELQSELVHVSRLSAMGEMASALAHELNQPLAAISNYMKGSRRLLAGSSDPNIAKIESAMDRAAEQALRAGQIIRRLRDFVSRGESEKRVESLSKLIEEAGALGLAGAREQNVQLRFNLNPEADLVLADRVQIQQVLVNLFRNALEAMAQSPQRELVVTNTKGADDMIAVEVCDTGSGFHDDVIPNLFQTFFTTKETGMGVGLSISRSIIEAHGGRMWAESNASGGATFRFTLPAADEN; encoded by the coding sequence TTGAGCCCGACCCGCGTAACTCATCCGGCAGATGACGGTCGGGGCGAACATTTCCGGGTCCGGATCGAAGGATTCGGCGTCGGCACCTGGGACCTCGACCTCAAGACGCAGGAATTGGAATGGTCGGATGCGGCGGGGGCCATGTTCGGCATGGCCCGCGACCAGCCGGTCACCTATGAGCTCTTCCTGTCGCGCCTCGAGCCGAGAGACCGCGAACGGGTCGAAGCCGCGATCAGGCGCGTCGCCGAGCGCGGCGGCGGGTTCGACGTGTCTTTCCGGATTTCCGCCGCTTCCGGCAGAGGGCAATGGATCCGGGCCCGCGCCGGCCTGATCCGGGACGAAGCCGGCAGCGCGCGCCATCTCAGCGGAATCTTCCTCGACATCGACGAGGAGAAGCAGGTCGAGGAGGCGCTGCGCACGCGCGAGACCCACCTTCGCTCGATCCTGCACACGATCCCCGACGCCATGATCGTCATCGACGGCCATGGCATCATCCAGCTGTTCAGCACGGCCGCCGAGCGCCTGTTCGGCTTTTTGGAGCATGAGGCGATTGGCCAGAACGTCGACATCCTGATGCCCGAGCCCGACCGCTCCCGCCACGACAGCTATATCGCCCGCTACCGCACCACGCGCGACCCCCACATCATCGGCATCGGCCGCATCGTCACCGGCAAGCGGCGCGACGGCACGACGTTTCCGATGCACCTGTCGATCGGCGAAATGCAATCCAGCGGCGAGCCCTATTTCACCGGCTTCGTCCGCGACATGACCGAGCATCAGCAGACCCAGGCGCGGCTCCAGGAATTGCAGTCCGAGCTCGTCCATGTCTCGCGCCTGAGCGCGATGGGCGAGATGGCCTCGGCGCTCGCACACGAGCTCAACCAGCCGCTGGCGGCCATCAGCAACTATATGAAGGGTTCGCGCCGGCTGCTGGCGGGCAGCAGCGATCCGAACATCGCCAAGATCGAGAGCGCGATGGACCGCGCCGCCGAGCAGGCGCTCCGTGCCGGCCAGATCATCCGCCGCCTGCGCGACTTCGTCTCGCGCGGCGAATCCGAGAAGCGGGTCGAGAGCCTCTCCAAGCTGATCGAGGAAGCCGGCGCCCTCGGCCTTGCCGGCGCGCGCGAGCAGAACGTCCAGCTCCGATTCAACCTCAATCCGGAGGCCGATCTTGTGCTGGCCGACCGCGTCCAGATCCAGCAGGTGCTGGTCAATTTGTTCCGCAACGCGCTGGAAGCTATGGCACAATCGCCGCAACGCGAGCTCGTCGTCACCAACACGAAGGGGGCCGACGACATGATTGCGGTCGAGGTCTGCGATACCGGATCGGGCTTCCACGACGACGTGATACCGAACCTGTTCCAGACCTTCTTCACGACGAAGGAGACCGGCATGGGCGTGGGACTTTCCATCAGCCGCTCGATCATCGAGGCTCACGGAGGCCGCATGTGGGCCGAGAGCAACGCATCAGGCGGCGCAACGTTTCGCTTTACCTTGCCGGCAGCCGACGAGAACTGA
- the fixJ gene encoding response regulator FixJ, with translation MTTKGHVYVIDDDEAMRDSLNFLLDSSGFDVRLFETAQSFLDALPGLSFGCVVSDVRMPGLDGIELLKRMKDTQSPFPILIMTGHGDVPLAVEAMKLGAVDFLEKPFDDDRLTAMIEAAIHQAEPAAKSEAIAQDIAARVASLSPRERQVMEGLIAGLSNKLIAREYDISPRTIEVYRANVMTKMQAGSLSELVRLAMRAGMLKD, from the coding sequence ATGACCACAAAGGGACATGTCTACGTCATCGACGACGACGAGGCGATGCGGGATTCGCTCAACTTCCTTTTGGACTCGTCCGGCTTCGACGTCCGATTGTTCGAGACGGCGCAGAGCTTTCTCGACGCGCTGCCGGGCCTCTCCTTCGGCTGCGTGGTGTCCGACGTGCGCATGCCCGGGCTTGACGGGATCGAACTCTTGAAGCGCATGAAGGACACGCAAAGCCCATTCCCGATCCTGATCATGACCGGTCATGGCGACGTTCCGCTGGCGGTCGAAGCCATGAAGCTTGGCGCTGTCGATTTCCTCGAAAAGCCGTTCGATGACGATCGCCTGACCGCGATGATCGAAGCCGCGATCCACCAGGCCGAGCCCGCGGCCAAGAGCGAGGCGATCGCGCAGGACATTGCCGCGCGTGTGGCTTCGCTCAGCCCGCGTGAGCGCCAGGTCATGGAGGGGTTGATCGCGGGCCTCTCCAACAAGCTGATCGCCCGCGAATACGACATCAGCCCGCGCACCATCGAAGTGTATCGGGCGAACGTCATGACCAAGATGCAGGCGGGCAGCCTGTCGGAGCTGGTGCGGCTGGCGATGCGCGCCGGCATGCTCAAGGATTGA
- a CDS encoding response regulator, giving the protein MTEISLHHRRDPMSSPLKPTVYVVDDDDAVLGSLRFLLETDGFAVRTFRNATALLNAPHSPGADCYVIDYKMPDINGVELARRLRKSEGDTPVILITGYPDENISTRAAAVGIKDVILKPLLDENLIKRIRGAIQGNPKS; this is encoded by the coding sequence ATGACTGAGATCAGCTTACACCACAGGCGGGATCCGATGTCGTCCCCACTCAAGCCCACCGTATACGTGGTCGACGACGACGACGCCGTCCTGGGATCACTGCGATTCCTGCTGGAAACCGACGGCTTTGCCGTGCGGACCTTCAGGAATGCCACGGCATTGCTTAATGCCCCCCACTCCCCTGGCGCGGACTGCTACGTGATCGACTACAAGATGCCCGATATCAACGGCGTCGAGCTCGCCAGGCGCCTGCGCAAGTCGGAGGGCGACACGCCCGTGATCCTGATCACGGGCTATCCGGATGAGAATATTTCGACCCGGGCCGCCGCGGTCGGGATCAAGGACGTGATCTTGAAGCCGCTTCTCGACGAGAATCTCATCAAGCGCATCCGCGGCGCCATCCAGGGCAATCCCAAAAGCTGA
- a CDS encoding helix-turn-helix domain-containing protein, which produces MLTQSLNTQVHGSKIAPAAAHPVSDQFGAITGHVGLVATEFSYRKDEEIYGEDEPAEYVYQVVSGAVRSYKLLSDGRRQIGAFHLPGDMFGLESGASHRLAAEAIIDTSVRLVKRSSLEKAAGTDVQVARKLWAMTAGELRHAEDHMLLLGRKTAMERVATFLLEMDRRLAVAGMMALPMCRRDIGDYLGLTLETVSRALSQLHSQGILGFSGARQIVLRNRQRLHNLDA; this is translated from the coding sequence ATGCTCACCCAGTCGCTCAACACCCAGGTTCACGGCAGCAAGATCGCTCCCGCCGCCGCCCATCCCGTCTCCGATCAGTTCGGCGCCATCACCGGCCATGTCGGTCTTGTCGCCACCGAGTTTTCCTATCGCAAGGACGAGGAGATCTACGGCGAGGACGAGCCTGCTGAATACGTCTACCAGGTCGTCTCCGGTGCGGTACGCAGCTACAAGCTCCTTTCCGACGGCCGCCGCCAGATCGGCGCCTTCCATCTCCCCGGCGACATGTTCGGCCTTGAATCCGGCGCCAGCCATCGCCTCGCCGCCGAAGCCATCATCGACACCAGCGTGCGCCTCGTGAAGCGCTCCAGCCTTGAGAAAGCCGCCGGCACCGACGTGCAGGTCGCGCGCAAGCTCTGGGCGATGACCGCGGGCGAGCTGCGCCACGCCGAGGACCACATGCTGCTGCTCGGCCGCAAGACCGCGATGGAGCGGGTTGCGACCTTCCTGCTCGAAATGGACCGCCGCCTCGCGGTCGCCGGAATGATGGCGCTGCCGATGTGCCGCCGCGACATCGGCGACTATCTCGGCCTGACGCTGGAGACGGTGTCGCGCGCGCTGTCGCAGCTCCATTCCCAGGGCATCCTGGGCTTCTCCGGCGCCCGTCAGATCGTGCTGCGCAACCGCCAGCGTCTGCACAATCTCGACGCCTGA
- a CDS encoding MFS transporter: MRLSRKPSHPSDDQRGQPESRNAVPALPQPAPSKQSLRALDWFIFFLADVQTGFGPFIAVYLTTEKWTQVEIGLVLSIGGIVGLIGQMPGGAIIDAAKSERLVAGLAIATIGCCALAYAAMPIFPVVVTAAALHAAASCVLGPAIAAISLGLVGPFAIGERLGRNARFASLGNGVAAAVMGTAGYLLSSRSVFLVTFLLAIPTLIALSRIREEEVDVARAHGEMPREAAEGADTNVWHLLRQRPLLIFACSVLLLQLANAAMLPLMASVVTTRSSQWATVLIAGCIIVPQAIVALMSPSVGRKAQAWGRRPLLLIGFGALAIRGLLFATVRDPYLLVLVQVFDGITAAVFAVMIPLIVADVAFGSGHFNLAQGVVGTATGIGASLSTVLGGFISDKFGSSTAFVGLACVAAVGLVLIFLVMPETRRSSR; this comes from the coding sequence GTGCGCTTGTCCAGGAAGCCGAGCCATCCGAGCGACGATCAACGTGGCCAACCTGAGAGCCGCAACGCTGTCCCTGCGCTTCCGCAACCGGCGCCCTCAAAACAAAGCCTGCGGGCACTGGACTGGTTCATCTTCTTCCTGGCCGACGTGCAGACCGGCTTCGGCCCGTTCATCGCGGTCTACCTCACGACGGAGAAATGGACGCAGGTCGAGATCGGCCTTGTGCTGTCGATCGGCGGTATCGTGGGCCTGATCGGTCAGATGCCGGGTGGCGCGATCATCGACGCCGCGAAATCCGAGCGGCTGGTCGCGGGGCTGGCAATCGCGACCATCGGCTGCTGTGCGCTGGCCTATGCGGCGATGCCGATCTTCCCGGTCGTGGTGACGGCGGCGGCCCTGCATGCGGCCGCGAGCTGCGTACTGGGGCCGGCGATCGCCGCGATCAGCCTCGGCCTCGTCGGGCCGTTCGCGATCGGCGAACGGCTCGGCCGCAACGCTCGGTTCGCCTCGCTTGGCAACGGCGTCGCGGCCGCGGTGATGGGCACCGCCGGCTATCTGTTGTCGAGCCGCTCGGTGTTCCTCGTCACCTTCCTGCTCGCGATCCCGACCCTGATTGCCTTGTCGCGGATCCGCGAGGAGGAGGTCGACGTGGCGCGCGCGCACGGCGAAATGCCGCGCGAAGCCGCTGAAGGCGCGGATACGAATGTGTGGCATCTGCTGAGGCAGCGGCCGCTGTTGATCTTCGCATGCAGCGTGCTGCTGTTGCAGCTCGCGAATGCGGCGATGCTGCCGCTGATGGCGAGCGTGGTGACGACGCGGTCGAGCCAGTGGGCGACCGTGCTGATCGCGGGCTGCATCATCGTGCCGCAGGCGATCGTGGCGCTGATGTCACCGTCGGTCGGGCGCAAGGCGCAGGCGTGGGGCCGGCGGCCGCTGCTGCTGATCGGATTCGGCGCGCTCGCGATTCGCGGCCTGTTGTTCGCAACCGTCCGCGATCCCTATCTCTTGGTGCTGGTGCAGGTGTTCGACGGCATCACGGCGGCGGTGTTCGCGGTGATGATCCCGCTGATCGTCGCCGACGTCGCCTTTGGCAGCGGCCATTTCAATCTTGCGCAGGGAGTCGTGGGAACCGCGACCGGCATCGGTGCGTCGCTGAGCACCGTGCTCGGCGGCTTCATCAGCGACAAGTTCGGCAGCAGCACCGCCTTCGTCGGCCTCGCCTGCGTCGCAGCAGTCGGGCTCGTCCTGATTTTCCTGGTGATGCCGGAGACGCGGCGCAGCTCACGTTGA
- a CDS encoding PRC-barrel domain-containing protein, giving the protein MRAMTRLMLVAVIVGGIVPAVSQAAEEPPAAQAEPNAPPSPTPAAPVVPKDAAPPPSVTIIGASDAHGVLGRDVRSAADEDMGRIVDVIVDRTGQVRAAVIDFGGFLGVGSRKIVVDWNALHFGKIANKKDSISLELTKAQVAAAPEYKEDMPIVVLGASGTLQPLQFIP; this is encoded by the coding sequence ATGCGCGCCATGACGCGGTTGATGCTCGTTGCAGTGATCGTGGGGGGCATCGTGCCTGCGGTGTCGCAAGCGGCAGAGGAGCCGCCTGCTGCGCAAGCAGAGCCGAACGCGCCACCGTCGCCGACGCCGGCCGCGCCTGTGGTGCCGAAGGACGCCGCGCCGCCGCCGTCGGTCACCATCATCGGGGCCAGCGACGCGCACGGCGTGCTCGGGCGCGACGTGCGCAGCGCCGCCGATGAGGACATGGGGCGCATCGTCGACGTCATCGTCGATCGCACCGGCCAGGTGCGGGCGGCGGTAATCGATTTCGGCGGCTTCCTCGGCGTCGGCAGCCGCAAGATCGTGGTCGACTGGAACGCGCTGCATTTCGGCAAGATCGCCAACAAGAAGGACAGCATCAGCCTGGAGCTGACCAAGGCGCAGGTCGCGGCTGCGCCGGAATACAAGGAGGACATGCCGATCGTCGTGCTGGGTGCGTCCGGCACGTTGCAACCGCTGCAGTTCATTCCGTAA
- a CDS encoding amylo-alpha-1,6-glucosidase, producing MSAEVVTQFVAASRTVEVVEEQPFYIPMTGPAARPRRSLKHDDTFIVLDSHGDIGASAGGPDGLFNCDTRYLARLELVLDDLQPLLLGSNLRDDNSALTVDLTNPDIYRSGRIVLQKDLLHIVRTVFLWRGTAYQRIGLQNHGDRPASFELTLLFDSDFADLFEVRGEKRLRRGTGASKLLGPTDVLFEYRGLDDAQRTTGLHFDPRPTRLSVNAATWQLELEPHHTKSLFVAVSCNRPQTLKPVRFFPAMLAHRREMRSCTAGTTSIETSNNIFNEVLCQAMADLNMLMTDTPQGRYPYAGIPWYSTTFGRDGLITALQMLWIDPRVARGVLRRLAHFQAKATDPLADAEPGKILHEMRGGEMAALREVPFAQYYGSVDSTALFVLLAGRYFERTGDVDTLLELWPAIEAALAWIDGPGDPDHDGFVEYQRASEQGLANQGWKDSYDAIFHADGTLAEGYVALAEVQGYVFAAKQLAARCALRLGKPDKVRKLEAEAKALAARFEEAFWCEELGTYALALDGAKRPCKVRTSNAGQLLFSGMIREDRARKVAADLMRPHFFSGWGIRTVALGAIRYNPMSYHDGSVWPHDNALIALGLARYGLKHSVVHVFKGLFEAATYMDLRRLPELFCGFRREKRRGPTLYPVACAPQAWASATPFTLLEAALGIEFDVARSEIRLRNPHLPAFLNEVVLRDLQLGSSSVDLRIRRHGDDVALEVLRTRGQIQVSIVLAH from the coding sequence ATGTCAGCCGAAGTCGTCACCCAGTTCGTCGCGGCATCGCGAACCGTGGAAGTGGTGGAGGAGCAGCCGTTCTACATTCCCATGACGGGACCTGCGGCCAGGCCGCGGCGTTCGCTGAAGCACGACGACACCTTCATCGTGCTCGACAGCCATGGCGACATCGGCGCCTCCGCCGGTGGTCCGGACGGCCTGTTCAACTGCGACACGCGCTATCTCGCGCGGCTCGAACTCGTGCTCGACGATCTTCAGCCGCTTCTGCTCGGCTCGAACTTGCGTGACGACAACTCGGCCCTGACCGTTGATCTCACCAATCCCGATATCTACCGCAGTGGCCGCATTGTCCTGCAGAAGGACCTGCTGCACATCGTGCGCACGGTCTTCCTGTGGCGCGGCACGGCCTATCAGCGCATCGGCCTTCAGAACCATGGCGACCGGCCGGCGAGCTTCGAGCTGACCCTTTTGTTCGACAGCGACTTCGCCGATTTGTTCGAGGTGCGCGGCGAGAAGCGGCTGCGGCGGGGGACCGGGGCGAGCAAGTTGCTCGGCCCGACCGACGTGCTGTTCGAATATCGCGGGCTCGATGATGCGCAACGCACGACGGGGCTGCACTTCGATCCAAGGCCAACCCGGCTCTCGGTCAATGCCGCGACCTGGCAGCTCGAGCTCGAGCCACACCATACGAAGTCGTTGTTCGTGGCCGTGTCCTGCAACCGGCCGCAGACACTCAAGCCGGTGCGGTTCTTTCCGGCCATGCTGGCGCATCGCCGCGAGATGCGCTCCTGCACGGCGGGGACGACCAGCATCGAGACCTCCAACAACATCTTCAACGAGGTGCTGTGCCAGGCGATGGCCGACCTCAACATGCTGATGACGGATACGCCGCAGGGCCGCTATCCCTATGCCGGCATTCCCTGGTATTCGACGACGTTCGGCCGCGACGGCCTGATCACGGCATTGCAGATGCTGTGGATCGATCCGAGGGTTGCCAGGGGGGTGCTGCGGCGGCTCGCGCACTTCCAGGCCAAGGCCACCGATCCGCTCGCCGACGCCGAGCCCGGCAAGATCCTGCACGAGATGCGCGGCGGCGAGATGGCGGCGCTGCGCGAGGTGCCGTTCGCGCAATATTACGGCAGCGTCGATTCAACCGCGCTGTTCGTGCTGCTCGCCGGCCGTTATTTCGAACGCACGGGCGATGTCGATACGCTGCTGGAATTGTGGCCCGCGATCGAAGCGGCGCTGGCCTGGATCGACGGACCCGGCGATCCCGACCATGACGGCTTCGTCGAATATCAGCGCGCCTCCGAGCAGGGCCTCGCCAACCAGGGCTGGAAAGACTCCTATGATGCGATCTTCCATGCCGACGGCACGCTTGCGGAAGGTTATGTCGCGCTCGCCGAAGTGCAGGGCTACGTCTTTGCCGCCAAGCAGCTCGCCGCACGCTGCGCCCTGCGGCTGGGCAAGCCGGACAAGGTGCGGAAGCTCGAGGCTGAGGCAAAGGCGCTCGCCGCGCGTTTCGAGGAGGCGTTCTGGTGCGAGGAACTCGGCACCTACGCGCTCGCGCTCGACGGCGCCAAGCGCCCCTGCAAGGTGCGCACGTCGAATGCCGGCCAGCTTCTGTTCAGCGGAATGATCCGAGAGGACCGCGCGCGCAAGGTTGCTGCCGACCTGATGCGGCCGCATTTCTTCTCCGGCTGGGGCATTCGCACCGTGGCGCTCGGCGCAATAAGATACAATCCGATGTCCTATCATGACGGCTCGGTCTGGCCGCACGACAATGCGCTGATTGCGCTCGGGCTCGCGCGCTACGGTCTCAAGCATTCGGTGGTGCATGTCTTCAAGGGCCTGTTCGAGGCCGCGACCTATATGGACCTCCGGCGGCTGCCGGAATTGTTCTGCGGCTTCCGGCGCGAGAAGCGCCGCGGCCCGACGCTCTATCCGGTCGCCTGTGCGCCGCAGGCCTGGGCCAGCGCGACGCCGTTCACGCTCCTGGAAGCGGCGCTCGGTATCGAGTTCGACGTCGCGCGCAGCGAGATCCGCCTGCGCAACCCGCATCTGCCTGCGTTCCTGAACGAGGTTGTGCTGCGCGATCTCCAACTCGGCTCCTCCAGCGTCGATTTGCGGATCCGCCGCCACGGCGACGATGTCGCGCTCGAGGTGCTGCGCACGCGCGGTCAGATCCAGGTGTCGATCGTGTTGGCGCACTAG
- a CDS encoding ABC transporter ATP-binding protein — translation MDHLSGYARRPFAFVLRYLRRRLASHLVILTAVVAAVACSVGTQYGVKSLVDSLSAGASHSGGVWLSFVFLMSLITADNFLWRIASWTASFTFVGVTGDLRRDIFRHLTGHAPSYFSDRMPGMLTSRITATSNAVFTVENMFVWNVLPPCIATIAAILLIGTVSPYMAAGLIVIAGGMVIAMFHLAAAGKPLHDDFADKAAVVDGEMIDVISNMPLVRAFCGIAHEHQRFDATVNRELTARGRSLRYLEKLRLTHAAVTVVLTIALLAWAITLWQKGEATTGDVVLVCTLGLSILNATRDLAVALVDVTQHVARLTEAIATLLVPHELRDHPEAEPLVKRGAAIAFNNVTFGYPGASKIFERFSLRLQPGQRVGLVGQSGGGKSTLFTLLQRFYDVNDGNITVDGQDVARVTQQSLREAISVVPQDISLFHRSVRENIRYGRPNATDDEVLRAAIAARCDFVESMPEGLDTMVGDRGVKLSGGQRQRIAIARAFLKDAPILLLDEATAALDSEAEEAIREALSRLMRGRTVIAIAHRLATLRNFDRVVVLKAGKIIEDGSPDRLMQNHGPYRELVTQEMNRLSKFAA, via the coding sequence ATGGATCATCTATCGGGTTACGCGAGGCGGCCGTTTGCCTTCGTTTTACGCTATCTTCGCCGGCGGCTCGCGTCGCATCTGGTGATCCTGACCGCTGTGGTCGCAGCCGTTGCCTGCTCCGTTGGCACGCAATATGGCGTCAAATCGCTGGTCGACAGCCTTTCTGCCGGTGCTTCTCATAGCGGGGGCGTATGGCTGTCATTCGTTTTCCTCATGTCGCTGATCACCGCCGATAACTTCCTGTGGCGCATCGCAAGTTGGACAGCGAGCTTCACCTTTGTTGGCGTGACCGGCGATCTGCGCCGCGACATCTTCCGCCATCTGACCGGTCACGCGCCGAGCTACTTCTCGGATCGCATGCCGGGTATGCTGACAAGTCGTATCACCGCGACCTCCAACGCCGTGTTCACGGTCGAGAACATGTTCGTCTGGAATGTCCTGCCCCCGTGCATTGCCACAATTGCGGCAATCCTGCTGATTGGAACCGTGAGTCCTTATATGGCAGCCGGACTCATCGTGATCGCCGGTGGCATGGTGATCGCGATGTTCCACCTCGCCGCGGCCGGCAAGCCGCTGCATGACGATTTCGCCGACAAGGCCGCCGTCGTCGACGGCGAGATGATCGACGTCATCAGCAACATGCCATTGGTGCGGGCGTTCTGCGGCATCGCCCACGAACATCAGCGCTTCGATGCGACCGTGAACCGGGAACTCACCGCGCGGGGCCGCAGCCTGCGCTACCTGGAAAAGCTGCGCCTGACCCACGCCGCGGTTACCGTCGTCCTCACAATCGCGCTGCTCGCCTGGGCGATCACGCTCTGGCAGAAGGGTGAGGCAACCACCGGCGACGTCGTGCTGGTCTGCACTCTCGGGCTCTCGATTCTCAACGCGACGCGCGACCTTGCGGTCGCGCTGGTCGACGTCACCCAGCATGTCGCGCGGCTGACGGAGGCGATCGCAACGCTCCTGGTACCGCATGAACTGCGCGACCATCCGGAAGCCGAGCCGCTGGTCAAGCGCGGCGCCGCGATTGCCTTCAACAACGTGACGTTCGGCTATCCCGGAGCTTCGAAGATCTTCGAGCGCTTCAGCCTGCGGCTGCAGCCCGGCCAGCGCGTCGGCCTGGTGGGGCAGTCCGGCGGCGGCAAGTCGACGCTGTTCACGCTGCTGCAGCGGTTCTATGACGTCAACGACGGCAACATCACCGTCGATGGTCAGGATGTCGCGCGGGTGACGCAGCAGAGCCTGCGCGAGGCGATCTCTGTGGTGCCCCAGGACATCTCCTTGTTTCATCGCTCGGTTCGCGAGAACATCCGCTACGGCCGGCCCAACGCGACCGATGACGAGGTCTTGCGCGCTGCGATCGCGGCGCGCTGCGATTTCGTCGAGAGCATGCCCGAGGGGCTCGACACCATGGTCGGCGACCGCGGCGTAAAGCTCTCCGGCGGCCAGCGCCAGCGCATTGCCATTGCGCGCGCCTTCCTGAAGGACGCGCCGATCCTGCTGCTGGACGAGGCGACCGCGGCGCTCGACAGCGAGGCGGAGGAGGCGATCCGCGAGGCGTTGTCGCGCCTGATGCGGGGCCGCACGGTGATCGCGATCGCGCACCGGCTGGCAACCTTGCGCAATTTCGACCGCGTGGTGGTGCTGAAGGCCGGCAAGATCATCGAGGACGGCTCGCCGGACCGCCTGATGCAGAACCACGGGCCTTACCGTGAGCTGGTCACGCAGGAGATGAACCGGCTCTCGAAGTTCGCCGCGTAA
- a CDS encoding glycosyltransferase family 4 protein: protein MRIAQVAPLTEAVPPKLYGGTERVVHWLTEELVALGHDVTLFASGDSHTSGKLDAMWPKALRLDGAVRDPNALHMVMLERVRQKCDDEEFDFLHFHLDYYPWSLFYRQPTPFLTTLHGRLDLPEHQPVFNTFSKVPVISISNAQRRPVPQANWVTTIHHGLPENLLTPKPAKQEYLAVLGRIAPEKGVDRAIKIATHCGIPLKIAAKVDRADQDYYDELIRPMIDNNPLVEFIGEISDHEKSEFLSGALGLLLPIDWPEPFGLVMIEAMACGTPVVAFNRGSAPEIIDEGLTGFVVEDVISAAGVVGRLPQMNRAAIRKRFETRFTARRMALDYLAAYRGLMEATAPKIKLVSSAE, encoded by the coding sequence ATGCGCATCGCGCAGGTAGCTCCGTTGACGGAGGCTGTTCCACCCAAGCTGTATGGCGGCACCGAGCGGGTGGTGCATTGGTTGACGGAGGAACTGGTGGCGCTGGGACACGACGTGACCCTGTTCGCCAGCGGCGACTCGCATACCTCTGGCAAGCTCGACGCAATGTGGCCGAAGGCGCTCCGCCTCGACGGCGCGGTGCGCGATCCCAACGCGCTGCACATGGTGATGCTGGAGCGAGTGCGGCAGAAATGCGACGACGAGGAATTTGACTTCCTCCACTTCCACCTCGATTACTATCCGTGGTCGCTGTTCTACCGCCAGCCGACGCCCTTCCTGACGACGCTGCACGGCCGGCTCGACCTGCCCGAGCACCAGCCGGTGTTCAACACCTTCTCCAAGGTCCCGGTGATCTCGATCTCCAACGCGCAGCGGCGCCCCGTACCACAAGCGAACTGGGTGACGACGATTCATCACGGCCTGCCGGAGAATCTGCTGACACCGAAGCCGGCGAAGCAGGAATATCTCGCCGTGCTCGGCCGCATCGCGCCGGAGAAGGGCGTCGATCGCGCGATCAAGATCGCGACCCATTGCGGTATCCCGCTGAAGATCGCCGCCAAGGTCGATCGCGCCGATCAGGACTATTATGACGAGCTGATCCGCCCCATGATCGATAACAATCCGCTGGTGGAGTTTATCGGCGAGATCAGCGATCACGAGAAGTCGGAATTCCTGAGCGGCGCGCTTGGGTTGCTGCTACCGATCGATTGGCCGGAGCCGTTCGGCCTCGTCATGATCGAAGCCATGGCCTGCGGAACGCCGGTCGTCGCCTTCAATCGCGGCTCGGCGCCGGAAATCATCGACGAGGGCCTGACGGGCTTTGTCGTCGAGGACGTCATCAGCGCGGCCGGCGTCGTGGGCCGCCTCCCGCAGATGAACCGCGCCGCGATCCGCAAGCGATTCGAAACGCGCTTCACCGCGCGGCGGATGGCACTGGACTATCTCGCCGCCTATCGCGGCCTGATGGAAGCCACCGCGCCGAAGATCAAGCTGGTTAGCAGCGCAGAGTAG